One Dama dama isolate Ldn47 chromosome 18, ASM3311817v1, whole genome shotgun sequence DNA window includes the following coding sequences:
- the SMARCD3 gene encoding SWI/SNF-related matrix-associated actin-dependent regulator of chromatin subfamily D member 3 isoform X3 has translation MADKILPQRIRELVPESQAYMDLLAFERKLDQTIMRKRVDIQEALKRPMKQKRKLRLYISNTFNPAKPDAEDSDGSIASWELRVEGKLLDDPSKQKRKFSSFFKSLVIELDKDLYGPDNHLVEWHRTPTTQETDGFQVKRPGDLSVRCTLLLMLDYQPPQFKLDPRLARLLGLHTQSRSAIVQALWQYVKTNRLQDSHDKEYINGDKYFQQIFDCPRLKFSEIPQRLTALLLPPDPIVINHVISVDPSDQKKTACYDIDVEVEEPLKGQMSSFLLSTANQQEISALDSKIHETIESINQLKIQRDFMLSFSRDPKGYIQDLLRSQSRDLKVMTDVAGNPEEERRAEFYHQPWSQEAVSRYFYCKIQQRRQELEQSLVVRNT, from the exons ATGGCTGACAAAATCCTCCCTCAAAGG ATCCGGGAGCTTGTCCCAGAGTCCCAGGCTTACATGGACCTCCTGGCATTTGAGAGGAAACTGGATCAGACCATCATGAGGAAGCGGGTGGACATCCAGGAGGCTCTGAAGCGGCCCATGAAG CAAAAGCGCAAGCTGCGTCTTTATATCTCCAATACTTTTAACCCTGCGAAGCCCGATGCCGAGGATTCTGACGGCAGCATTGCCTCCTGGGAGCTGCGGGTGGAGGGGAAGCTCCTGGATGAC CCCAGCAAGCAGAAGCGGAAGTTCTCTTCCTTCTTCAAGAGCTTGGTCATTGAGCTGGACAAAGACCTTTATGGCCCTGACAACCACCTCGTGGAG TGGCACCGGACACCCACCACTCAGGAGACAGACGGGTTCCAGGTGAAGAGGCCGGGGGACCTGAGTGTACGCTGCACGCTGCTCCTCATGCTGGACTACCAG CCTCCCCAGTTCAAACTGGACCCCCGCCTGGCCCGGCTGCTGGGCTTGCACACGCAGAGCCGCTCGGCCATCGTCCAGGCCCTGTGGCAGTACGTGAAGACCAACCGGCTGCAGGACTCCCACGACAAGGAGTACATCAACGGCGACAAGTATTTCCAGCAG ATTTTTGACTGTCCCCGGCTGAAGTTTTCTGAGATTCCACAGCGCCTCACAGCCCTTCTGCTGCCCCCTGACCCGATTGTCATCAACCACGTCATCAG CGTGGACCCGTCGGACCAGAAGAAGACGGCATGCTACGACATTGACGTGGAGGTGGAGGAGCCCCTGAAGGGACAGATGAGCAGCTTCCTGCTGTCCACGGCCAACCAGCAGGAGATCAGCGCTCTGGACAGTAAG ATCCACGAGACGATTGAGTCCATTAATCAGCTCAAGATCCAGAGGGACTTCATGCTGAGCTTCTCCAGAGACCCCAAGGGCTACATCCAGGACCTCCTCCGCTCCCAGAGCCGGGACCTCAAG GTGATGACAGACGTGGCAGGCAACCCCGAGGAGGAGCGCCGGGCTGAATTCTACCACCAGCCTTGGTCCCAGGAGGCCGTCAGCCGCTACTTCTATTGCAAG ATCCAGCAGCGCAGGCAGGAGCTGGAGCAGTCGCTGGTCGTACGCAACACCTAG
- the SMARCD3 gene encoding SWI/SNF-related matrix-associated actin-dependent regulator of chromatin subfamily D member 3 isoform X2, whose protein sequence is MTAGLQHPPAVVQRPGMPSGARMPHQGAPMGPPGSPYMGSPAVRPGLAPAGMEPARKRAAPPPGQSQAQSQGQPVPTAPARSRSAKRRKMADKILPQRIRELVPESQAYMDLLAFERKLDQTIMRKRVDIQEALKRPMKQKRKLRLYISNTFNPAKPDAEDSDGSIASWELRVEGKLLDDPSKQKRKFSSFFKSLVIELDKDLYGPDNHLVEWHRTPTTQETDGFQVKRPGDLSVRCTLLLMLDYQPPQFKLDPRLARLLGLHTQSRSAIVQALWQYVKTNRLQDSHDKEYINGDKYFQQIFDCPRLKFSEIPQRLTALLLPPDPIVINHVISVDPSDQKKTACYDIDVEVEEPLKGQMSSFLLSTANQQEISALDSKIHETIESINQLKIQRDFMLSFSRDPKGYIQDLLRSQSRDLKVMTDVAGNPEEERRAEFYHQPWSQEAVSRYFYCKIQQRRQELEQSLVVRNT, encoded by the exons cgcCCCGGGATGCCGTCTGGAGCCCGGATGCCCCACCAGGGGGCGCCCATGGGCCCCCCGGGCTCCCCGTACATGGGCAGCCCCGCCGTGCGACCCGGCCTGGCCCCCGCGGGCATGGAGCCCGCCCGCAAGCGAGCAGCGCCCCCGCCCGGCCAGAGCCAGGCCCAGAGCCAGGGCCAGCCGGTGCCCACCGCCCCCGCGCGGAGCCGCAG tGCCAAGAGGAGGAAGATGGCTGACAAAATCCTCCCTCAAAGG ATCCGGGAGCTTGTCCCAGAGTCCCAGGCTTACATGGACCTCCTGGCATTTGAGAGGAAACTGGATCAGACCATCATGAGGAAGCGGGTGGACATCCAGGAGGCTCTGAAGCGGCCCATGAAG CAAAAGCGCAAGCTGCGTCTTTATATCTCCAATACTTTTAACCCTGCGAAGCCCGATGCCGAGGATTCTGACGGCAGCATTGCCTCCTGGGAGCTGCGGGTGGAGGGGAAGCTCCTGGATGAC CCCAGCAAGCAGAAGCGGAAGTTCTCTTCCTTCTTCAAGAGCTTGGTCATTGAGCTGGACAAAGACCTTTATGGCCCTGACAACCACCTCGTGGAG TGGCACCGGACACCCACCACTCAGGAGACAGACGGGTTCCAGGTGAAGAGGCCGGGGGACCTGAGTGTACGCTGCACGCTGCTCCTCATGCTGGACTACCAG CCTCCCCAGTTCAAACTGGACCCCCGCCTGGCCCGGCTGCTGGGCTTGCACACGCAGAGCCGCTCGGCCATCGTCCAGGCCCTGTGGCAGTACGTGAAGACCAACCGGCTGCAGGACTCCCACGACAAGGAGTACATCAACGGCGACAAGTATTTCCAGCAG ATTTTTGACTGTCCCCGGCTGAAGTTTTCTGAGATTCCACAGCGCCTCACAGCCCTTCTGCTGCCCCCTGACCCGATTGTCATCAACCACGTCATCAG CGTGGACCCGTCGGACCAGAAGAAGACGGCATGCTACGACATTGACGTGGAGGTGGAGGAGCCCCTGAAGGGACAGATGAGCAGCTTCCTGCTGTCCACGGCCAACCAGCAGGAGATCAGCGCTCTGGACAGTAAG ATCCACGAGACGATTGAGTCCATTAATCAGCTCAAGATCCAGAGGGACTTCATGCTGAGCTTCTCCAGAGACCCCAAGGGCTACATCCAGGACCTCCTCCGCTCCCAGAGCCGGGACCTCAAG GTGATGACAGACGTGGCAGGCAACCCCGAGGAGGAGCGCCGGGCTGAATTCTACCACCAGCCTTGGTCCCAGGAGGCCGTCAGCCGCTACTTCTATTGCAAG ATCCAGCAGCGCAGGCAGGAGCTGGAGCAGTCGCTGGTCGTACGCAACACCTAG
- the SMARCD3 gene encoding SWI/SNF-related matrix-associated actin-dependent regulator of chromatin subfamily D member 3 isoform X1, producing the protein MAADEVAGGARKATKSKLFEFLVHGVRPGMPSGARMPHQGAPMGPPGSPYMGSPAVRPGLAPAGMEPARKRAAPPPGQSQAQSQGQPVPTAPARSRSAKRRKMADKILPQRIRELVPESQAYMDLLAFERKLDQTIMRKRVDIQEALKRPMKQKRKLRLYISNTFNPAKPDAEDSDGSIASWELRVEGKLLDDPSKQKRKFSSFFKSLVIELDKDLYGPDNHLVEWHRTPTTQETDGFQVKRPGDLSVRCTLLLMLDYQPPQFKLDPRLARLLGLHTQSRSAIVQALWQYVKTNRLQDSHDKEYINGDKYFQQIFDCPRLKFSEIPQRLTALLLPPDPIVINHVISVDPSDQKKTACYDIDVEVEEPLKGQMSSFLLSTANQQEISALDSKIHETIESINQLKIQRDFMLSFSRDPKGYIQDLLRSQSRDLKVMTDVAGNPEEERRAEFYHQPWSQEAVSRYFYCKIQQRRQELEQSLVVRNT; encoded by the exons cgcCCCGGGATGCCGTCTGGAGCCCGGATGCCCCACCAGGGGGCGCCCATGGGCCCCCCGGGCTCCCCGTACATGGGCAGCCCCGCCGTGCGACCCGGCCTGGCCCCCGCGGGCATGGAGCCCGCCCGCAAGCGAGCAGCGCCCCCGCCCGGCCAGAGCCAGGCCCAGAGCCAGGGCCAGCCGGTGCCCACCGCCCCCGCGCGGAGCCGCAG tGCCAAGAGGAGGAAGATGGCTGACAAAATCCTCCCTCAAAGG ATCCGGGAGCTTGTCCCAGAGTCCCAGGCTTACATGGACCTCCTGGCATTTGAGAGGAAACTGGATCAGACCATCATGAGGAAGCGGGTGGACATCCAGGAGGCTCTGAAGCGGCCCATGAAG CAAAAGCGCAAGCTGCGTCTTTATATCTCCAATACTTTTAACCCTGCGAAGCCCGATGCCGAGGATTCTGACGGCAGCATTGCCTCCTGGGAGCTGCGGGTGGAGGGGAAGCTCCTGGATGAC CCCAGCAAGCAGAAGCGGAAGTTCTCTTCCTTCTTCAAGAGCTTGGTCATTGAGCTGGACAAAGACCTTTATGGCCCTGACAACCACCTCGTGGAG TGGCACCGGACACCCACCACTCAGGAGACAGACGGGTTCCAGGTGAAGAGGCCGGGGGACCTGAGTGTACGCTGCACGCTGCTCCTCATGCTGGACTACCAG CCTCCCCAGTTCAAACTGGACCCCCGCCTGGCCCGGCTGCTGGGCTTGCACACGCAGAGCCGCTCGGCCATCGTCCAGGCCCTGTGGCAGTACGTGAAGACCAACCGGCTGCAGGACTCCCACGACAAGGAGTACATCAACGGCGACAAGTATTTCCAGCAG ATTTTTGACTGTCCCCGGCTGAAGTTTTCTGAGATTCCACAGCGCCTCACAGCCCTTCTGCTGCCCCCTGACCCGATTGTCATCAACCACGTCATCAG CGTGGACCCGTCGGACCAGAAGAAGACGGCATGCTACGACATTGACGTGGAGGTGGAGGAGCCCCTGAAGGGACAGATGAGCAGCTTCCTGCTGTCCACGGCCAACCAGCAGGAGATCAGCGCTCTGGACAGTAAG ATCCACGAGACGATTGAGTCCATTAATCAGCTCAAGATCCAGAGGGACTTCATGCTGAGCTTCTCCAGAGACCCCAAGGGCTACATCCAGGACCTCCTCCGCTCCCAGAGCCGGGACCTCAAG GTGATGACAGACGTGGCAGGCAACCCCGAGGAGGAGCGCCGGGCTGAATTCTACCACCAGCCTTGGTCCCAGGAGGCCGTCAGCCGCTACTTCTATTGCAAG ATCCAGCAGCGCAGGCAGGAGCTGGAGCAGTCGCTGGTCGTACGCAACACCTAG